A DNA window from Calliphora vicina chromosome 1, idCalVici1.1, whole genome shotgun sequence contains the following coding sequences:
- the LOC135954096 gene encoding uncharacterized protein LOC135954096, with protein MSQPSSGSSPAGTKIVSQQVAPSVAGVSSLPASSHVAGTSLTPSAAGVPPQNVSTIDVTTNQPIVIAPSVAGVPTSSTAAGTTYAIATTVANVQHNQQNFAENNLSSSAQLNLEGLQSQINILHAQLLNAQRALSIATNANSTPSSSAAMPQPSNMAPPVTGTSEVNVDNSASANVDCTERRTPFSSVSCNENNFSNLCGSQPLPPNFRLSQNGGSLLMHRKIYDLPDFSGSPEDWPMFSTAFNQSTAVYNYNNFENCLRLQKALKGDARECVKSLLIHADNVSMVMEQLCFQYGRPEMLIRCQLQQVKEISPISESAVDKLVPFAVKVRNLAAFLETANGQQHLANPTLMEELVGKLPMSKRMEWARCASTIKPYPTILDFSKWLKDVADLVRMVQTTSGNRQNNEPKRKVVLHAADGQRKQQECPMCQANHKIFDCRKFGSLSVPNRWSEVKKMRLCFSCLGSGHSSRFCRYRKTCPVDGCLRKHNKLLHDVKINDGGNNTLSSESPAPSGSTNENESVLSCVSKAADKGVLLFRVVPIVLYGPSNKIETYALLDEGSSVTMVDSSLVKKLGLQGHQSQLNLNWYAGKASQETATVVDMHISGIGKQRKYALRNVYGVSNLKLPAQSFNMDLSRHPGLPIKLYNDVVPKVLIGLDHSHLGLPDEIVSLDENGPYAANIPLGWVVFGKMMGKQSSENLCLLSVQPEQRLYDLVANYFETENFGVKLLPVIESKDDLRARKIMNETTVKIDGRFQTRLLWREDDVVLPDSYSMALNRLVGIERKMNRSPEFGAAYKSIMRDYLSKRYVRKLSPIEAADLCPRTWYLPHFGVINPNKPGKIRLVFDAAATVEGVSLNSKLLKGPQQYKPLPSVLFNFRVGAVAVCGDIKEMFHQVIVAPEDRCSQRFLWREDTREPPDSYEMLVMTFGAACSPCVAHYVKETNALSYRDKYPRAVKSIVDHHYVDDFVDSFPTQARAIEIAKQVRDIHKSAGFELRNFSSNSSKVIVALKGTVESPVNFSSDVNQLQSEKILGMYWQPKDDTFRFNLKFHNVNADVIEGMRCPTKRELLSVVMSVFDPLGFLSYYMITAKLLMREVWRHNIRWDDALPGELNEMWNNWRQELQNVIHVKVPRFYFRNGVPSRLELHVFVDASEDAFGAVSYWRSINADNKIEVTFVAAKTRCAPLKAMSIPRLELQAAVLGTRLMGTILKEHSIKVSRIVCWSDSTTVVSWIGSESRRYKPFVAHRITEILDSTSPADWRWLPTNLNVADETTRMKSQVNFSDDSRWFTGPKFLYEYEDEWPKTQEIPTCSLDTEELRPKFALLVNTPVVFEFDRFSSYLKLKRTIAWVLRFINRCQKKIGPEEGNGLTTAELKSADICLCRQAQREKFSAEIEIIKNEGTLPKSSELYALTPYMDENSLLRVYGRVDAASWLPLDIRRPIILPSFHPVTELFVAHVHEKMKHQNFEATVCEIRRSFWIPRLKKILRKRVSNCFICRFRRTLPVPPLMGSLPKDRLTPYIRPFSYTGLDYFGPVIVTVGRRHEKRWVALFTCLTIRAIHLEVAFDLSTDACILAIRNFINRRGLPTRLRSDNGTNFVGADKVAKRFSEVFDVAQIQDELTSKGIDWQFNCPHNPAEGGIWERMVQCVKRVLQSTLKESAPREHTLQSFLIEAENIVNSRPLTHLPLSHEDEEPLTPNHFLLGCPNTTQTPAGAKEEQSVVLKKQWRISRQLRDHFWNRWIKEYLPTLTRRSKWCQRTKPIAIGDLVLICDPAVSRRDWKRGRVEEVFIGRDGVIRRADVRTSTGILKRPVSKLAVLDLE; from the coding sequence ATGAGCCAGCCTAGTAGTGGTTCCTCGCCTGCCggaacaaaaattgtttctcAACAAGTGGCTCCATCGGTCGCCGGAGTTTCTTCTTTGCCTGCCAGTTCCCATGTCGCCGGAACATCTTTGACTCCCTCCGCCGCTGGAGTGCCTCCACAAAACGTAAGTACTATTGACGTCACAACAAATCAACCAATTGTAATTGCTCCTTCTGTCGCCGGAGTGCCTACAAGTTCCACCGCCGCCGGAACAACTTATGCCATAGCTACCACAGTTGCCAATGTTCAACATAACCAACaaaattttgctgaaaataatTTAAGCTCTTCTGCACAGCTTAATTTGGAAGGCCTTCAAAGTCAGATCAACATTCTTCACGCCCAGTTGTTAAATGCCCAACGAGCGTTGTCGATTGCCACAAACGCTAATTCGACGCCGAGTTCTTCAGCCGCCATGCCACAGCCATCCAATATGGCGCCGCCAGTAACGGGTACCAGCGAAGTCAACGTTGACAATTCTGCCTCAGCCAACGTTGACTGCACTGAACGTCGTACGCCATTTTCTTCGGTAAGCtgcaatgaaaataatttttcgaatttgtgtGGAAGTCAACCGTTGCCGCCAAATTTCCGATTGTCTCAAAATGGTGGTTCGTTATTGATGCATcgaaaaatttatgatttaccGGATTTTAGTGGCTCGCCTGAAGATTGGCCCATGTTCTCAACGGCTTTTAATCAATCGACTGctgtttataattataataattttgaaaattgtttaaggcTCCAAAAAGCTTTGAAGGGTGATGCCCGTGAATGTGTGAAGTCGTTGCTGATCCATGCAGATAACGTGAGTATGGTTATGGAACAATTGTGTTTTCAATATGGTCGCCCAGAGATGCTTATTCGTTGCCAGCTACAACAAGTGAAAGAAATTTCGCCCATTAGTGAAAGTGCTGTGGATAAGCTTGTGCCCTTTGCTGTTAAAGTGCGGAATCTTGCCGCCTTTTTGGAAACTGCTAATGGACAACAGCATTTAGCTAATCCAACATTAATGGAAGAATTGGTCGGAAAGCTTCCAATGAGTAAACGAATGGAGTGGGCCCGCTGTGCCTCAACAATAAAACCATACCCAACTATTTTGGATTTTAGCAAATGGCTCAAAGATGTTGCTGATTTGGTAAGAATGGTGCAAACTACAAGTGGAAATCGTCAAAATAATGAACCCAAAAGAAAAGTTGTCCTTCATGCTGCTGATGGTCAACGTAAACAACAAGAATGCCCTATGTGCCAggcaaatcataaaatatttgattgtaGAAAATTTGGTTCATTAAGTGTGCCTAATCGTTGGAGTGAAGTGAAAAAAATGAGGTTATGTTTTTCGTGTCTGGGTAGTGGACATTCGAGTAGATTTTGCCGTTATCGAAAGACGTGTCCCGTGGATGGTTGTCTAAGAAAACATAACAAATTATTACATGATGTCAAAATTAATGATGGTGGAAATAATACGCTTTCGTCTGAGTCGCCTGCTCCAAGTGGTTCCACAAATGAAAATGAGTCTGTTCTTAGCTGTGTGTCTAAAGCTGCAGATAAAGGTGTGTTGTTGTTCCGAGTGGTGCCAATTGTGCTTTATGGTCCCAGTAACAAAATTGAAACCTATGCGTTGTTGGATGAAGGTTCATCGGTTACTATGGTGGACAGCTCCTTGGTGAAGAAACTTGGTCTTCAGGGGCATCAAAGtcaattgaatttgaattggTATGCTGGTAAGGCATCACAAGAAACGGCAACAGTGGTTGATATGCACATAAGTGGAATTGGTAAGCAGAGAAAATATGCCTTGCGAAACGTTTATGgagtttcaaatttaaaattgccggcCCAAAGCTTCAATATGGATTTAAGTCGCCATCCTGGTTTGCCCATTAAATTATATAATGATGTTGTTCCCAAAGTTCTGATTGGATTAGATCATTCTCATCTGGGACTTCCTGATGAAATTGTGTCTCTGGATGAAAATGGTCCATATGCTGCTAACATCCCATTAGGATGGGTCGTATTTGGGAAAATGATGGGTAAGCAATCTAGCGAAAATTTGTGTCTTTTGTCAGTTCAGCCAGAGCAAAGACTCTATGACTTAGtggcaaattattttgaaacggAGAATTTTGGTGTGAAGTTATTGCCGGTCATAGAATCAAAGGATGACTTACGGGCTCGGAAAATTATGAACGAAACTACAGTTAAGATTGATGGTAGATTCCAAACTCGGCTCTTGTGGCGTGAAGATGATGTTGTGTTGCCTGATAGCTACTCCATGGCTCTAAATAGACTTGTTGGTATTGAGCGAAAGATGAATAGAAGTCCTGAATTTGGTGCTGCCTACAAATCCATCATGAGGGATTATTTGTCCAAGAGGTATGTACGTAAATTGTCGCCTATTGAAGCTGCTGATTTGTGCCCCAGGACTTGGTATCTTCCGCATTTTGGAGTGATTAATCCTAATAAGCCAGGAAAAATTCGTTTAGTGTTTGATGCTGCCGCAACTGTTGAAGGTGTTTCCCTGAATTCTAAACTGCTAAAAGGCCCGCAGCAATATAAGCCTCTGCCAtccgttttatttaattttcgagTTGGTGCTGTAGCAGTGTGTGGGGACATCAAAGAAATGTTTCACCAAGTTATTGTAGCTCCTGAAGATAGATGCTCTCAAAGATTTCTTTGGCGTGAAGACACTAGAGAACCACCTGATTCTTATGAAATGCTAGTCATGACTTTTGGTGCTGCTTGCTCGCCTTGTGTAGCCCATTATGTCAAAGAAACAAATGCCCTAAGCTATCGTGATAAATATCCTCGTGCAGTGAAGTCGATTGTTGATCATCATTATGTAGATGATTTTGTGGATAGTTTTCCGACGCAAGCAAGGGCCATTGAGATTGCCAAACAAGTGCGCGACATTCATAAATCAGCTGGGTTTGAACTACGTAATTTTTCATCGAACTCTTCTAAAGTAATTGTGGCTCTTAAAGGTACAGTGGAAAGTCCGGTGAATTTTTCCAGCGATGTCAACCAGCTACAATCAGAGAAGATACTTGGTATGTATTGGCAACCTAAAGATGATACTTTCAGGTTCAATTTGAAGTTCCACAACGTGAATGCTGATGTTATAGAAGGTATGAGGTGTCCAACAAAACGCGAGCTTTTAAGTGTGGTTATGTCCGTTTTTGATCCACTTGGTTTCCTGAGCTACTACATGATAACGGCAAAGTTACTGATGCGTGAAGTTTGGAGACACAATATACGATGGGATGATGCATTGCCCGGAGAATTAAACGAGATGTGGAATAATTGGCGCCAAGAGCTACAAAATGTCATCCATGTTAAAGTGCCtcgattttattttagaaatggtGTTCCTTCTCGCCTGGAACTACATGTTTTTGTCGACGCTAGTGAAGATGCATTTGGTGCCGTGTCATACTGGAGGTCTATAAATGCTGATAATAAAATTGAAGTGACTTTTGTAGCTGCAAAAACTAGATGTGCTCCTCTGAAAGCAATGAGTATTCCTCGGCTCGAACTTCAGGCTGCTGTATTGGGTACTCGTTTGATGGGTACAATTTTGAAGGAACATTCCATTAAGGTATCAAGAATCGTTTGCTGGAGTGATTCAACCACCGTAGTTAGTTGGATTGGATCTGAAAGCCGAAGATATAAACCCTTTGTTGCCCATAGAATTACTGAGATTCTTGATTCTACTAGCCCAGCAGATTGGAGATGGCTGCCAACAAATCTTAATGTTGCCGATGAAACTACAAGAATGAAAAGCCAGGTTAATTTTTCAGATGATAGCCGCTGGTTTACGGGACCTAAATTTCTATACGAATATGAAGATGAATGGCCAAAAACGCAAGAAATACCTACTTGTAGCCTAGACACTGAAGAACTTCGTCCCAAATTTGCTTTGCTGGTAAATACCCCTGTTGTTTTTGAATTCGATAGATTTTCatcatatttgaaattaaaacgtACGATTGCCTGGGTGTTACGTTTTATAAATCGTTGCCAAAAGAAGATTGGTCCTGAAGAAGGAAATGGTTTAACTACTGCAGAGTTAAAAAGTGCTGACATTTGTCTTTGCCGTCAAGCCCAACGAGAAAAATTTAGcgctgaaattgaaattattaaaaatgaaggTACTTTGCCCAAAAGTAGTGAGTTGTATGCCCTGACTCCATATATGGATGAAAATTCATTACTTCGAGTTTATGGTCGTGTGGATGCAGCTAGTTGGTTACCATTGGATATAAGGCGTCCGATTATATTACCGTCGTTTCATCCTGTCACCGAGTTGTTTGTGGCCCATGTACACGAAAAAATGaaacatcaaaattttgaaGCTACAGTTTGTGAAATTCGAAGATCATTTTGGATTCCCcgccttaaaaaaattttacgtaAGCGTGTTTctaattgttttatttgcagATTTCGTCGTACATTGCCGGTGCCACCACTTATGGGTTCTTTGCCAAAAGACAGATTGACGCCATATATTCGTCCATTTTCCTACACTGGATTGGACTATTTTGGTCCAGTTATTGTAACCGTTGGTCGTCGCCATGAAAAACGTTGGGTGGCCTTATTTACTTGCCTGACCATAAGGGCCATTCATTTGGAAGTCGCTTTCGATTTGTCAACCGATGCGTGTATTCTTGCCATACGCAATTTTATAAATCGACGTGGCCTGCCTACAAGACTGAGGAGCGATAATGGTACAAATTTTGTTGGTGCTGATAAAGTTGCCAAGAGGTTCAGTGAAGTATTTGATGTGGCTCAAATTCAAGATGAACTTACATCTAAAGGTATAGATTGGCAGTTTAATTGTCCACATAATCCTGCAGAAGGTGGTATATGGGAACGGATGGTCCAATGTGTAAAGCGTGTGTTGCAGTCAACTTTGAAAGAATCCGCCCCTCGTGAACACACACTGCAAAGTTTCCTGATTGAAGCGGAAAATATTGTGAATTCCCGTCCGTTGACACACTTGCCGTTGAGCCACGAAGATGAAGAACCACTAACGCCTAATCATTTTTTGTTGGGTTGCCCTAATACAACACAAACTCCTGCCGGAGCAAAAGAAGAACAGTCTGTTGTACTAAAAAAGCAGTGGCGCATTTCCCGTCAGCTACGTGATCATTTCTGGAACAGGTGGATAAAAGAATATTTGCCCACGTTGACTAGACGCTCCAAATGGTGTCAACGTACGAAGCCTATTGCTATTGGTGATTTGGTTCTAATTTGCGATCCAGCCGTGTCCCGTAGAGATTGGAAACGAGGCAGAGTGGAAGAGGTGTTTATAGGTAGAGATGGTGTTATTCGTCGTGCTGATGTACGTACTAGTACAGGAATACTAAAGCGACCTGTTTCCAAGCTTGCTGTCCTTGATTTGGAGTAG